The Sphingobacterium bambusae genome includes a window with the following:
- a CDS encoding AI-2E family transporter produces the protein MVKKPILVELNYILYFLIALFGIMYVASSFLIPLTIGCLLAMLMIPVCRWLEERNFSRFAASSLSVFAMVVLLLGLSTLLVQQITSLSNDLSQLDERVSNVTSSAQDFLDDTVGVSKDQQQKYFAEQIDRFGEGVASYAALFVTQLGAFLVNFVIIVTYTLLLLNYRGRIKNFVLKLVERHTRGDLSGSTGKVVHEVATVANGYVAGVFLVVLILSVSSTIALFAIGVEHALLFGVLAGVLNIIPYLGSLLGSLIPVIYVLLTRDTLTYAVIVGAYFLIIQQIESYVLTPNITGGKIKVSPLFTILIVLFGNLVWGIAGMVLFIPLLGIAKVIFDHVPQLDAYSYLIAKK, from the coding sequence ATGGTAAAAAAGCCGATACTAGTTGAGTTAAATTATATATTATATTTTCTGATTGCATTATTCGGTATCATGTATGTAGCAAGCTCCTTTCTAATACCGTTGACTATTGGATGTTTGTTAGCAATGCTGATGATTCCAGTCTGTCGTTGGCTAGAGGAAAGAAATTTTTCAAGATTTGCGGCTTCATCCCTCAGTGTCTTTGCGATGGTTGTATTACTACTTGGGTTAAGTACTCTTTTGGTTCAGCAAATTACTTCCCTTAGTAATGATCTCTCTCAACTCGATGAACGTGTATCCAATGTTACTTCTTCTGCGCAGGACTTTCTTGACGATACTGTGGGCGTATCAAAGGATCAGCAACAGAAGTATTTTGCTGAGCAGATCGATCGCTTTGGAGAAGGAGTAGCCTCATACGCTGCACTATTCGTTACCCAGCTGGGTGCTTTCTTGGTTAATTTTGTGATTATCGTAACGTATACCTTGCTCTTGCTTAACTACCGTGGAAGAATTAAAAACTTTGTGCTTAAGCTAGTGGAGAGACACACGCGTGGCGATCTATCAGGTAGTACTGGAAAAGTAGTCCATGAAGTGGCTACTGTCGCAAATGGATACGTGGCTGGTGTTTTCTTGGTGGTACTTATTCTTTCGGTAAGCAGTACCATCGCTTTGTTTGCGATTGGCGTAGAACATGCGTTACTGTTTGGCGTGCTGGCTGGTGTTTTAAATATTATACCTTATCTCGGTTCTTTGCTAGGCAGCTTGATACCTGTAATCTATGTGCTGCTAACAAGGGATACGCTCACATACGCCGTTATCGTTGGCGCTTATTTTCTGATCATCCAGCAAATAGAAAGCTATGTACTTACACCAAATATCACTGGTGGTAAGATAAAGGTCAGCCCCCTTTTTACAATATTGATTGTTTTGTTTGGCAACTTGGTTTGGGGTATAGCAGGAATGGTGCTATTCATACCTTTGTTGGGAATTGCCAAAGTGATTTTTGATCATGTCCCACAGTTAGACGCATATAGCTATTTGATAGCTAAAAAATAG
- a CDS encoding response regulator transcription factor: MYEKEDPAKLLSDTLLTQHFSPMLKPNNNDDQILEHYKRLAASYVTIENSLVVLSDFVSDKSYIYTGTFGEVFGFDPGISDIASAFERFIFDSVHPDDLLERHGLELSFLQFQKAVPSHERPKFTSRCKIRMKTANGSYVLINHRMQYMESFANGNIWLAFCIYAPCIEKSTVSGIDGHILNEETGTAQSISELKTARKEFLTKRETEVIQLLAQGLTSKEIASRLNMALYTTFRHRQNILKKLNVKNTTEAVRIGIILGIIGQQT; encoded by the coding sequence ATGTATGAAAAGGAAGATCCCGCGAAACTGCTAAGCGATACGTTGTTAACGCAACACTTTAGTCCTATGCTAAAGCCTAACAATAATGACGACCAAATACTGGAGCATTATAAGCGATTGGCAGCATCTTACGTCACCATCGAAAATAGCCTAGTCGTACTATCGGATTTTGTATCGGACAAAAGCTATATATACACAGGTACTTTCGGAGAAGTTTTCGGATTCGATCCGGGCATATCTGATATAGCGTCTGCATTTGAACGCTTTATTTTCGATAGCGTTCATCCCGACGATCTTTTGGAAAGACATGGATTGGAATTATCCTTTTTGCAATTTCAAAAAGCAGTGCCGTCCCACGAGCGGCCCAAGTTCACTTCGCGATGTAAAATCAGAATGAAAACCGCGAATGGAAGTTATGTTCTTATCAATCATCGTATGCAATACATGGAAAGTTTTGCGAATGGAAATATTTGGTTGGCATTCTGCATATACGCGCCTTGCATAGAAAAGTCAACAGTAAGCGGGATTGATGGACATATCTTAAATGAGGAAACCGGAACCGCACAATCAATATCCGAACTAAAAACAGCTCGTAAAGAATTTCTAACGAAACGGGAAACCGAGGTCATACAGCTGCTTGCTCAAGGCCTTACCAGCAAGGAAATTGCATCACGATTGAATATGGCCCTCTACACCACCTTTCGGCACCGACAAAACATACTAAAAAAATTGAATGTTAAAAATACGACGGAGGCGGTACGCATCGGGATCATACTAGGTATTATCGGACAGCAAACATAA
- a CDS encoding DUF1349 domain-containing protein encodes MNKQTFSMLMLCTTALMSCNQQENKSAHHTQAVADSLPSRLENCDVTVSEIYFSKSLNDAKKLVSIDDQGQVIFKVGEKRDFFSDPDGKLSNNTAPILLKEIDNEQPFTFSAKVIPQFTENGTYDAGVLYVYANDRLYQKHCFEQDEAGQHRVVTVKTDQTSDDSNHEVIQNKFVYLKLSSDGQTIASYYSIDNKNWKMARLYKNNYPKRLYVGISAQCPLGKGSTSIFENVTFTNAAVKDFRRGI; translated from the coding sequence ATGAACAAACAAACCTTTAGTATGCTAATGCTTTGCACAACGGCATTAATGAGCTGTAATCAGCAAGAGAACAAATCTGCGCACCATACACAAGCCGTCGCGGATTCGCTGCCCTCGAGATTAGAAAACTGTGATGTAACGGTTTCTGAAATTTACTTCAGCAAGTCACTGAATGATGCCAAAAAGCTTGTCTCTATAGATGATCAAGGCCAAGTTATTTTTAAAGTCGGTGAAAAGCGGGATTTCTTTTCCGACCCGGACGGTAAATTGTCAAATAATACGGCGCCGATTTTACTCAAGGAAATCGATAATGAGCAGCCTTTTACATTCTCGGCTAAGGTGATTCCGCAGTTCACGGAAAATGGGACATATGACGCGGGCGTACTCTATGTGTATGCGAATGACCGATTATATCAGAAACATTGTTTCGAACAGGATGAGGCAGGACAGCATCGCGTCGTTACGGTAAAAACTGACCAAACCTCCGACGACAGCAATCATGAAGTGATCCAAAACAAATTTGTGTATCTTAAACTGTCTTCAGATGGTCAAACAATCGCGAGTTATTATTCGATAGACAACAAGAATTGGAAAATGGCTAGATTATACAAAAATAATTATCCCAAGCGGCTGTACGTTGGCATAAGTGCACAATGTCCGCTCGGAAAAGGCAGTACTAGCATTTTTGAAAACGTAACCTTTACAAATGCTGCAGTTAAGGATTTTCGAAGAGGCATTTAA